A DNA window from Terriglobales bacterium contains the following coding sequences:
- a CDS encoding helix-hairpin-helix domain-containing protein, whose amino-acid sequence VHTVAQLARREPERLYRQLCRKTGKRQDPCVLDVFSAAVAQARDPELPIEQCVWWYWSRKRKKALSF is encoded by the coding sequence AGTCCACACGGTCGCCCAGCTCGCCCGCCGCGAGCCCGAGCGCCTCTATCGCCAGCTCTGCCGCAAGACCGGGAAGCGTCAGGATCCCTGCGTGCTCGACGTCTTCTCCGCCGCCGTGGCCCAGGCCCGCGACCCTGAACTCCCCATCGAGCAGTGCGTGTGGTGGTACTGGAGCCGGAAGAGGAAGAAAGCTC